From a single Labrenzia sp. PHM005 genomic region:
- a CDS encoding VWA domain-containing protein, giving the protein MFITFFSELKSAGIPVSLREYLTLMEALDKDLAERSVEDFYYLARLSLVKDESNLDKFDRVFGTVFKGLELMSDVPVTELPEEWLQKLAEKHLTDEEKAQIEALGGFEKLMETLAERLKEQEKRHQGGNRWIGTAGTSPFGAYGYNPEGVRIGQKESRHRRAVKVWDKREFKDLDDTQLLGTRNIQVALKRLRNFARTGAAEELDLDHTIKATAHKGLLDIKMRPERHNAVKVLLFFDIGGSMDDHIRVCEELFSAARSEFKVMEHFYFHNCLYETVWKENKRRHNERLQTMDVLHKYPSDYKIIFVGDASMSPYEIAYPGGSVEHWNEEAGSAWMQRITGLYNSAVWLNPVRQEHWRYTPSIQMMQELMENRMFPMTVEGLSDAMKELAR; this is encoded by the coding sequence ATGTTCATCACCTTTTTTTCCGAATTGAAATCGGCCGGAATTCCGGTGTCCTTGCGTGAATATCTGACGCTGATGGAGGCGTTGGATAAGGACTTGGCGGAGCGCAGCGTCGAGGATTTCTATTATCTCGCCCGTCTCTCCTTGGTGAAGGACGAGAGCAATCTCGACAAGTTCGACCGGGTCTTCGGCACAGTCTTCAAGGGCCTGGAGCTGATGAGCGATGTGCCGGTCACCGAACTCCCGGAAGAGTGGCTGCAAAAGCTCGCCGAAAAACATCTGACGGACGAGGAAAAGGCCCAAATCGAAGCCCTTGGCGGCTTTGAAAAGCTGATGGAAACATTGGCAGAGCGCCTGAAGGAACAGGAGAAGCGGCACCAGGGCGGCAATCGCTGGATCGGCACGGCCGGCACCTCCCCGTTCGGGGCCTATGGCTACAATCCGGAAGGCGTGCGGATTGGCCAGAAGGAAAGCCGGCACCGGCGGGCGGTCAAGGTCTGGGACAAGCGCGAATTCAAGGACCTTGATGACACCCAGCTCCTGGGCACCCGCAACATCCAGGTCGCCCTGAAACGCCTGCGCAATTTCGCCCGCACGGGCGCTGCGGAAGAACTCGATCTTGATCACACCATCAAGGCAACCGCTCACAAAGGCCTTCTCGACATCAAGATGCGCCCGGAGCGGCACAACGCGGTCAAGGTGCTGCTGTTCTTCGACATCGGCGGCTCGATGGACGACCACATCCGCGTCTGCGAGGAACTCTTCTCCGCCGCCCGGTCAGAATTTAAAGTGATGGAGCATTTTTACTTCCACAACTGCCTTTATGAGACGGTTTGGAAAGAGAACAAACGCCGCCACAACGAGCGCCTGCAGACGATGGACGTGCTGCACAAATATCCGTCCGACTATAAGATCATCTTTGTCGGTGATGCCTCCATGAGCCCCTACGAGATCGCCTACCCCGGTGGCTCAGTGGAGCATTGGAATGAAGAGGCTGGCTCGGCTTGGATGCAGCGGATTACCGGGCTTTACAACAGCGCCGTCTGGCTCAATCCGGTGCGCCAAGAACATTGGCGATACACGCCTTCTATCCAGATGATGCAGGAACTGATGGAAAACCGCATGTTCCCCATGACGGTGGAGGGCTTGAGCGACGCCATGAAGGAACTGGCCCGCTAG
- a CDS encoding YcjX family protein: MTPLTTLAEEARLTLANLTDAASDLTVPSLRLGVTGLARAGKTVFLTALVHNLVHGGRLPMFSAAAGQRMTGARLQPQPDDAVPRFDYETHVEALVGERIWPQSTRQVSELRLTIEYESASYIHRKLGPGRLHLDLIDYPGEWLLDLPLLDKDYDAFSAEAVARARKEYRSSIAGNYLEELSQADPNSNESEQTAQRLSSSFKSYLSACRTDTHALSMLPPGRFLMPGDLDGSPALTFAPLDIPADAGPARAGTLRAMMERRYEAYKTHVVRPFFRNHFARLDRQIVLVDVLQALNAGPHAIQDLEIALSEVLSAFRPGRRSWLSSILSRKIDRILFAATKADHLHRSDHDRLEKITKRLVARAADRARFKGADVDVLAMAAVRATREATVRHQGQDLPAILGTPLTGEAVNGEAYDGDTEIAMFPGDLPENPDSLFKELESGSEGVQPPFQNTFSELQFLRFRPPELDTTAEGLTLSLPHIRLDRALEFLLGDRLA, encoded by the coding sequence TTGACCCCGCTCACGACCCTTGCCGAAGAAGCCCGGCTGACCCTTGCCAACCTCACCGATGCTGCCAGCGATCTAACCGTTCCAAGTCTGCGTCTTGGAGTGACCGGTCTGGCTCGGGCCGGAAAAACCGTCTTTTTGACTGCCCTGGTTCACAACCTTGTCCACGGTGGCCGGCTGCCGATGTTCAGCGCAGCAGCAGGTCAACGCATGACCGGCGCGCGCCTTCAGCCGCAGCCCGACGATGCCGTGCCCCGGTTCGACTATGAGACCCATGTTGAGGCACTGGTTGGAGAACGGATCTGGCCGCAATCGACCCGCCAGGTGTCCGAGCTCCGCCTGACAATCGAATATGAAAGCGCCTCCTACATCCATAGGAAACTTGGGCCTGGCCGCCTTCATCTGGACCTGATCGACTATCCCGGTGAATGGCTGCTGGACTTACCCCTGCTCGACAAGGATTACGATGCTTTTTCCGCTGAAGCTGTTGCGCGCGCGCGCAAGGAGTATCGCTCAAGTATCGCCGGGAATTATCTGGAAGAACTTTCCCAGGCGGACCCGAACTCGAACGAAAGTGAGCAGACTGCGCAGCGGCTGTCTTCTAGCTTTAAAAGCTACCTAAGCGCCTGCCGGACAGATACTCATGCGCTCTCCATGCTGCCCCCTGGCCGGTTCCTCATGCCGGGAGATCTTGATGGATCCCCTGCCCTCACATTCGCCCCACTTGATATTCCGGCTGATGCAGGCCCCGCGCGCGCTGGCACCCTACGGGCGATGATGGAACGGCGCTATGAGGCTTATAAGACCCATGTGGTCCGGCCCTTCTTCCGCAACCATTTTGCCAGGCTTGACCGGCAGATTGTTTTGGTGGATGTCCTTCAAGCGCTGAATGCCGGTCCGCATGCGATCCAGGACCTGGAAATCGCGCTGAGCGAAGTGCTCTCCGCCTTCCGGCCCGGCCGGCGCAGTTGGCTCTCTTCGATCCTGTCCCGCAAGATTGATCGGATTCTCTTCGCTGCCACGAAGGCCGACCATCTGCACCGAAGCGACCACGACCGGCTGGAAAAGATCACAAAAAGGCTGGTTGCCAGGGCAGCGGACCGGGCGCGTTTTAAGGGCGCAGACGTGGACGTGTTGGCAATGGCCGCCGTCAGGGCAACCCGCGAAGCAACGGTGCGCCATCAAGGACAAGACCTGCCGGCCATTCTCGGCACACCGCTCACGGGAGAGGCCGTTAACGGCGAGGCTTACGATGGTGACACGGAAATTGCTATGTTTCCAGGCGACTTACCGGAAAATCCGGACTCACTTTTCAAAGAACTTGAATCAGGGTCTGAAGGCGTTCAACCGCCGTTTCAAAACACATTCTCAGAGCTTCAGTTTCTCCGGTTCCGCCCTCCGGAACTGGACACAACAGCAGAGGGCCTGACCTTGTCCCTGCCCCACATCCGCCTGGACCGGGCCCTGGAATTCTTGCTTGGAGACCGATTAGCGTGA
- a CDS encoding YcjF family protein encodes MTDQTSKLSRKPTAFRLDDDTVHLKDAHTDLPPVDGTLISQDTLDEDDPRLPRSASTPKSGQGFAKWFFIGLGGLISLSIGLAIDSLIRDLFARTDWLGWLGVALTALAVLGLIGLIVRELTGVFRLKRIDDLRDRLQSAADDDDARAAQAGLKDLLSLYQDRPETALGRKTLAGHMREVIDGRDLVKLAERDLLSPLDQEARKIVMNSAKRVSLVTAVSPRALVDLLMVLFENMRTIRRLSALYGGRPGTLGFIRLARHVVTHLAVTGGMAAGDSLASQVLGHGVAARLSARLGEGVINGLLTARIGIAAIAVCRPAPFIATKGPTVSEFMGELISSEEIDGDQKNGKRAT; translated from the coding sequence GTGACCGATCAAACTTCCAAGCTATCCCGGAAACCGACCGCCTTCCGCCTGGACGATGACACCGTCCATCTCAAGGATGCGCATACCGATCTTCCACCCGTCGATGGTACCCTGATTTCCCAGGACACACTGGATGAAGACGATCCGCGTCTGCCCCGCTCGGCAAGCACGCCGAAGTCTGGCCAAGGTTTTGCCAAGTGGTTTTTCATTGGCCTTGGCGGCCTGATCTCGCTCAGCATTGGCCTCGCCATCGACAGCCTGATCCGTGATTTGTTTGCGCGCACTGACTGGCTCGGCTGGCTGGGTGTAGCGCTCACGGCCCTGGCGGTCCTTGGGCTGATCGGCTTGATCGTGCGCGAACTTACCGGTGTCTTCCGGCTGAAGCGCATAGACGACCTGCGCGACCGGCTGCAGTCCGCCGCAGATGATGATGACGCACGGGCGGCCCAGGCCGGATTGAAGGACCTCTTATCGCTTTATCAGGACCGTCCGGAAACAGCGCTTGGACGCAAGACACTCGCGGGACACATGCGGGAAGTGATCGACGGCCGCGATTTGGTGAAACTCGCCGAACGGGATCTTCTAAGTCCACTAGACCAGGAAGCTCGTAAGATTGTCATGAACAGCGCCAAGCGTGTCTCTCTGGTCACCGCCGTCAGCCCACGCGCTCTCGTAGACCTTCTGATGGTCCTGTTTGAGAACATGCGCACGATCCGCCGCCTGTCGGCACTCTACGGCGGCCGTCCAGGGACACTCGGTTTTATCCGGCTTGCCCGGCATGTGGTCACGCACCTCGCCGTAACTGGCGGCATGGCTGCAGGCGACAGTCTGGCGTCTCAAGTCCTAGGGCACGGCGTTGCCGCGCGCCTCTCCGCCCGGCTCGGCGAAGGTGTCATCAACGGGCTTCTGACCGCCCGCATCGGCATTGCGGCCATTGCTGTCTGCCGTCCAGCGCCGTTTATCGCCACTAAAGGCCCGACCGTTTCTGAGTTCATGGGAGAATTGATTTCGTCCGAGGAAATCGACGGCGATCAGAAGAACGGAAAACGAGCGACCTAG
- a CDS encoding flagellar hook protein FlgE, which produces MGIYGAINSAVSGLAAQAQALENISGNVANSQTIGFKRLDTTFSDLVSGGGSTQASQVSGTTYATSRATNTVSGDISSNDIDTYMAINGEGYFVVTQAADFVDGSTTFADDTYYTRAGDFEVNKEGYFVNQAGYYLKGFPLDATTGNPVGDTPSVIQINSQPLPASATTTVNYQASLPRVPATTNYDSTVANSELLNDGANGAPGPNLGATEIGDTGTLEADFLNSSISGGSVTTYNSNGSEVPLNIRWAKVDNTAGAEVWSMYIDTGGETGTSYYKVGNVTFDGTGQVTALANTGATAALGVTTTGTTSFTIDTITVGGVTAGTAASAADSITISFANGSLTQFADPDGIATSVNLSQNGYAAGELSNIAIDESGRVIASYSNNQTRALYEVPLATFQAEQNLRRVDGAAFAATSDSGNADLSGGGAVISNAVELSNADIADEFSKLIITQQAYSANSKIVTSADEMLDSALNMVR; this is translated from the coding sequence ATGGGTATCTACGGGGCGATTAACTCGGCCGTTTCTGGATTGGCAGCGCAAGCTCAAGCGCTTGAAAACATTTCGGGCAACGTGGCGAACTCGCAGACGATTGGTTTCAAGCGTCTCGATACGACGTTCTCAGATCTTGTGTCGGGCGGAGGGTCTACGCAGGCAAGCCAAGTATCTGGGACAACATATGCAACCTCCCGGGCAACCAACACGGTGTCCGGTGATATCTCGTCAAACGACATTGATACCTATATGGCGATCAACGGTGAGGGGTACTTTGTTGTAACCCAAGCAGCGGATTTTGTTGATGGATCGACAACCTTTGCAGATGACACCTATTACACCCGCGCCGGTGATTTTGAGGTCAACAAAGAAGGATATTTTGTCAACCAGGCCGGCTATTACCTGAAAGGGTTTCCGCTGGATGCTACAACAGGCAACCCAGTCGGTGATACTCCATCCGTAATTCAGATAAACAGCCAGCCATTACCTGCCAGTGCGACAACGACTGTAAACTATCAGGCCAGCTTGCCGCGGGTTCCTGCGACGACCAATTACGATTCGACCGTTGCTAACTCTGAACTATTGAACGACGGTGCCAATGGTGCACCTGGTCCGAACCTTGGAGCAACCGAGATCGGCGATACCGGTACACTTGAAGCTGATTTTCTGAATTCCTCGATTTCTGGCGGTTCGGTTACGACCTACAATTCAAACGGTTCTGAAGTTCCTTTGAATATCCGTTGGGCTAAAGTTGATAACACTGCCGGCGCTGAAGTTTGGAGTATGTATATTGATACCGGCGGTGAAACTGGTACGTCGTACTACAAAGTTGGGAATGTTACGTTCGATGGCACCGGCCAAGTCACAGCGCTGGCGAATACAGGCGCAACTGCGGCTTTGGGCGTGACCACAACTGGTACTACAAGCTTCACGATTGACACTATAACGGTTGGTGGCGTGACTGCTGGTACAGCAGCCAGTGCAGCCGATAGCATTACGATTTCCTTTGCGAATGGATCTCTGACCCAGTTCGCCGATCCTGATGGCATCGCGACGTCGGTCAACTTGAGCCAAAACGGTTATGCCGCTGGTGAGCTCAGCAATATTGCTATTGATGAATCTGGCCGTGTTATTGCCAGTTATTCAAACAATCAGACGCGGGCGCTTTATGAGGTCCCATTGGCGACTTTCCAAGCTGAGCAGAACCTGCGCCGGGTCGATGGCGCTGCATTTGCTGCAACCTCGGATTCTGGCAACGCTGACCTGTCCGGCGGCGGTGCGGTCATATCAAATGCCGTGGAATTGTCCAATGCGGATATCGCGGACGAATTTTCCAAATTGATCATCACTCAGCAGGCCTATTCAGCAAACTCCAAGATCGTCACATCGGCAGATGAGATGCTGGACAGCGCCCTGAACATGGTCCGCTAA
- a CDS encoding histidine phosphatase family protein: MRLYLLRHAKSDWGEESLRDFDRPLNTRGKSAARLMGRYLQENSLFPNRILCSTSQRTRETLTRILPYQPQEAQIHLLSDIYDQGDLSYTSVIRRHGGRAQQLMIIGHNPATEQTAIELAGTGAPKAMADLRIKYPTGALAVFDFDIADWADLQTRTGHLDRFIKPRDLSSKLDE; the protein is encoded by the coding sequence ATGCGGCTCTATCTCTTGAGACACGCAAAATCGGATTGGGGCGAGGAAAGCCTCCGCGATTTCGACCGCCCCTTAAATACACGCGGTAAATCAGCTGCCCGCCTGATGGGCCGGTATTTGCAGGAAAACAGCCTCTTTCCAAACCGAATCCTGTGTTCGACATCCCAGCGGACCCGCGAAACGCTGACCCGCATCTTGCCCTATCAACCACAGGAAGCGCAGATCCACCTGCTGTCCGATATTTATGATCAGGGCGACCTCAGTTACACCAGCGTGATCCGCCGCCATGGAGGGCGGGCACAGCAACTGATGATCATTGGCCACAATCCGGCAACTGAGCAAACAGCTATTGAGTTGGCCGGCACTGGTGCCCCCAAAGCCATGGCCGACCTCAGGATCAAATATCCGACCGGGGCTCTTGCCGTCTTCGACTTCGACATCGCGGACTGGGCGGACTTGCAAACCAGGACGGGGCATCTTGACCGGTTCATCAAACCCCGTGATCTTTCAAGCAAACTGGACGAATGA
- a CDS encoding MoxR family ATPase: protein MRFEGTEDYIATEDLRVAVNAAVALERPLLVKGEPGTGKTVLAEQVAQALNAPLIEWHVKSTTKAQQGLYEYDAVSRLRDSQLGDERVKDINNYIRRGKLWDSFTAPEKPVLLIDEIDKADIEFPNDLLLELDRMEFHVYETGETVRAKQRPVVIITSNNEKDLPDAFLRRCFFHFIKFPDAETMTEIVEVHFPGIKQRLLKEALRLFFEVREVPGLKKKPSTSELIDWIKLLLNEDIDPETLRQQDSGKLIPPLHGALLKNEQDVHLFERLAFMARRERG, encoded by the coding sequence ATGCGCTTTGAAGGCACTGAAGACTATATCGCTACTGAGGATTTGAGAGTTGCGGTCAATGCCGCCGTCGCTCTGGAGCGGCCGCTGTTGGTAAAGGGTGAGCCAGGCACCGGAAAAACCGTTCTTGCCGAACAGGTAGCACAGGCGCTGAATGCCCCGCTGATCGAATGGCATGTCAAATCGACAACCAAGGCTCAGCAAGGTCTATACGAATATGATGCCGTTTCCCGTCTGCGGGACAGCCAGCTTGGCGATGAGCGCGTCAAGGACATCAACAACTACATCCGCCGGGGCAAACTTTGGGATTCCTTCACAGCGCCGGAAAAACCGGTTCTATTGATCGATGAGATCGACAAGGCAGACATCGAATTCCCGAACGATCTTCTTCTGGAACTCGACCGGATGGAATTCCATGTCTATGAGACCGGTGAAACTGTCCGTGCGAAACAGCGTCCCGTCGTGATCATCACGTCTAACAACGAAAAAGACCTGCCGGACGCTTTCTTGCGCCGCTGTTTCTTCCACTTCATCAAGTTTCCGGATGCGGAGACCATGACGGAGATCGTTGAAGTTCACTTCCCGGGCATCAAGCAACGCCTTTTAAAAGAAGCCCTGCGATTGTTTTTCGAAGTTCGTGAAGTGCCGGGTTTGAAGAAAAAGCCTTCAACATCGGAATTGATCGACTGGATCAAACTGCTGTTGAACGAAGACATTGACCCTGAAACGCTCCGTCAACAGGATAGTGGCAAATTGATTCCGCCCTTGCACGGCGCGCTTCTGAAAAATGAGCAAGACGTACACTTGTTTGAACGCCTTGCCTTCATGGCGCGCCGCGAGCGGGGTTAG
- a CDS encoding diguanylate cyclase: MRSSFNFRSSVMAKILTIVSFCIFFVVAASGVGIYQIRQIGQEIQFVAEAEVPLTEALGHVTTHRLEQSLLMERMMRLRANGSYSTKKTIAEAEARFSVLSVEIKEEFGEAMEIARGALLLAKTDVQVTEFTKVINILSKIAEENIRYGVTSQEALDHARLGQIEKAEAVLANVEEAHTAFDRELENLLFRVQALAKEAADAALAYERQALQQTISISLGSAVLSFLFAMVIGRRTIAAPLLEVVNALYSLSRGDYEANLSSKRQDEIGDIGRAFNAFKEQMLQMQKQEQQETQRQQALNQEIKLLSELNEWLQSSNSLDELFHMVSKFMTKLLPDCRGSIYVYSNSRDVLDGACSWNGATLEDHIRPDTCWGLRRGRTYVHGDNVINFTCDHVDPREEGAYVCLPILAHGETVGLMHLTPAEELDSTAFAKRRKLAQMAAEQISLAIANTRMRDELHNQSIRDPLTGLYNRRHFTDSLRKQLEASKYKGHPVSLVSVDVDHFKKFNDNHGHDAGDMVLRAVGTALEDACDGDQLPCRLGGEEFMILLPEVSEEFAADFAETLRSKVEAITVRYGEKNLPRITISLGVAAHPKHGTMPQELIKSADDALYASKAGGRNQVTLASSSDEEEADTEADLRAFVADAAADTTSYDTDSDQDTPTGRRKLAANS; the protein is encoded by the coding sequence ATGCGATCGTCTTTTAATTTCAGATCATCCGTGATGGCGAAAATTCTTACGATCGTCTCTTTTTGCATATTTTTTGTGGTCGCCGCGTCAGGTGTCGGGATCTACCAGATCAGGCAGATTGGTCAGGAAATCCAGTTTGTGGCCGAAGCCGAGGTACCGCTGACCGAGGCCCTTGGTCATGTGACAACACACAGACTGGAACAGTCGCTCCTTATGGAGCGCATGATGCGCTTGCGGGCGAATGGCAGTTACAGCACCAAAAAAACCATCGCAGAGGCCGAGGCCCGCTTTTCAGTCCTATCAGTGGAAATCAAGGAAGAGTTCGGTGAGGCCATGGAGATTGCGCGTGGAGCGCTGCTGCTGGCAAAAACTGATGTACAGGTCACCGAATTCACTAAAGTGATCAATATATTGAGCAAGATTGCGGAGGAAAACATCCGCTACGGGGTGACATCCCAGGAAGCACTTGACCATGCACGGCTTGGGCAAATCGAAAAAGCTGAAGCTGTTCTTGCAAATGTGGAAGAGGCTCATACTGCGTTCGACCGGGAATTGGAAAATCTTCTTTTCCGGGTTCAGGCCCTTGCTAAAGAGGCCGCCGATGCTGCGCTGGCTTATGAAAGGCAGGCTCTTCAGCAGACCATTTCGATTTCTCTGGGATCCGCTGTTTTGTCCTTTTTGTTTGCCATGGTCATTGGCCGGCGGACGATTGCCGCGCCGCTGTTGGAAGTCGTCAATGCGCTCTACAGCCTGTCCCGGGGGGACTATGAAGCAAATCTCTCCAGCAAACGCCAAGACGAAATTGGTGATATCGGCCGGGCCTTCAATGCCTTCAAGGAGCAGATGCTGCAGATGCAGAAGCAGGAGCAACAGGAGACCCAGCGCCAGCAGGCATTAAACCAGGAAATCAAGCTGCTTTCTGAGTTGAACGAGTGGTTACAATCGTCGAATTCGCTTGACGAACTTTTTCATATGGTCAGCAAATTCATGACCAAACTGCTCCCAGACTGCCGCGGTTCCATCTACGTCTATTCCAATTCGAGAGATGTTCTGGACGGTGCTTGCTCATGGAACGGTGCGACATTGGAAGATCACATCCGGCCAGACACATGCTGGGGTCTTCGGCGCGGCCGGACCTATGTTCACGGCGACAACGTCATCAATTTCACTTGTGATCACGTCGATCCGCGGGAAGAAGGAGCCTATGTGTGCCTGCCAATTCTAGCGCATGGTGAAACTGTTGGCCTGATGCATCTGACACCTGCTGAAGAACTGGATAGCACCGCCTTCGCCAAACGGCGGAAACTGGCCCAAATGGCTGCCGAGCAAATCAGTCTTGCGATCGCCAACACTAGAATGCGAGATGAGCTGCATAATCAGTCTATCCGGGATCCGCTTACTGGTCTTTATAACCGCCGCCACTTCACCGATAGCCTGCGCAAGCAGTTGGAAGCTTCAAAATACAAAGGCCATCCGGTTTCACTTGTTTCTGTCGACGTGGATCATTTCAAGAAGTTCAATGACAATCACGGCCATGACGCCGGTGATATGGTGTTGCGCGCTGTTGGTACTGCACTTGAAGATGCGTGTGATGGTGACCAACTGCCGTGCCGTTTGGGTGGCGAAGAATTCATGATCTTGCTGCCGGAGGTTTCCGAAGAATTTGCAGCTGATTTTGCGGAAACCCTTAGGTCAAAAGTTGAAGCGATTACAGTACGCTATGGCGAAAAGAATCTTCCACGGATTACGATTTCGCTTGGAGTTGCCGCACATCCGAAACATGGAACTATGCCGCAGGAGCTGATCAAGTCTGCCGACGACGCGCTCTATGCATCAAAAGCCGGCGGTAGAAATCAAGTGACTCTTGCCAGCAGCTCAGACGAGGAGGAGGCCGATACCGAAGCTGATTTGAGGGCCTTTGTTGCCGATGCCGCAGCCGATACAACTTCGTATGATACTGACTCCGACCAAGACACACCAACCGGTCGCAGAAAACTGGCGGCCAATTCTTAA
- the ppk2 gene encoding polyphosphate kinase 2 → MAAETLIPPAQTKNANTDRVKKTAVKRSRKPAAAKPQAVKEASGANRLHELGQMRHDPAAINQFFETGEYPYANKMKRAPYEKRKAALQAELLKAQQWVQDTDQRIILIFEGRDAAGKGGTIKRFNEHLNPRASRIVALQKPTERESKQWYFQRYIENLPSGGEMVFFDRSWYNRAGVERVMGFCSPNQYLEFMRQCPEVERMLVRDGVLMFKYWFSVTQEEQRRRFKQRETDPLKQWKLSPIDKASLDKWDDYTEAKEAMFFYTDTADAPWTIIKSDDKKRARLNCMEHFLSSLPYPGKDKHVVGHPDPLIVGMGHHVIGRDNHILGKTLHPDIKGGRSCNGS, encoded by the coding sequence ATGGCAGCAGAGACACTAATTCCCCCCGCCCAAACGAAGAATGCCAACACCGACCGGGTCAAAAAGACAGCTGTCAAACGCTCTCGGAAACCAGCGGCGGCAAAACCTCAGGCGGTAAAAGAAGCGTCCGGCGCGAACCGGCTCCATGAACTTGGCCAGATGCGCCACGACCCGGCTGCGATCAATCAGTTCTTTGAAACCGGTGAATATCCTTATGCCAACAAGATGAAGCGCGCGCCTTATGAAAAGCGGAAAGCCGCGCTGCAAGCTGAACTCCTGAAAGCCCAACAATGGGTCCAGGACACCGATCAACGCATTATCCTGATCTTTGAAGGCCGCGATGCAGCCGGCAAAGGGGGCACCATCAAACGGTTTAACGAGCATCTGAACCCGCGCGCATCTCGTATTGTGGCCTTGCAAAAACCGACCGAGCGCGAAAGCAAGCAATGGTATTTCCAACGCTACATTGAAAACCTGCCATCTGGTGGTGAAATGGTGTTCTTCGACCGTTCCTGGTACAACCGCGCCGGCGTTGAACGGGTTATGGGGTTTTGTTCACCCAATCAGTATCTTGAGTTCATGCGCCAATGTCCTGAGGTCGAACGCATGCTCGTGCGTGACGGCGTATTGATGTTCAAATACTGGTTCTCCGTGACCCAGGAAGAACAACGGCGGCGCTTCAAACAGCGCGAAACCGATCCTTTGAAACAATGGAAATTGTCGCCGATCGACAAGGCGTCTCTCGACAAATGGGACGACTACACTGAGGCGAAAGAAGCGATGTTCTTTTATACCGACACCGCGGATGCGCCGTGGACCATCATCAAGTCTGACGACAAAAAACGCGCGCGGCTGAACTGCATGGAACATTTTCTGTCGTCTCTGCCTTATCCGGGCAAAGACAAACACGTGGTCGGTCACCCCGATCCACTAATCGTCGGCATGGGCCATCACGTCATCGGCCGCGACAATCATATTCTCGGCAAAACCTTGCATCCCGACATCAAAGGCGGGAGATCCTGCAACGGCAGCTAA